One stretch of Streptomyces sp. NBC_01363 DNA includes these proteins:
- a CDS encoding TetR/AcrR family transcriptional regulator, giving the protein MSDPTVNRRPGRGPRAAEAIFDTTLRHLAERGYARLTIEAVAQESGVNKTTIYRWWPSKPALLRAALIHARVLDIDVPDTGSLRGDLVSLTEQITRLLTDGRTEPVARAMTSGTGLPDDELALLTRDFFADRFSREQPVFTRAAARGELPVDTDPMLLLDLIAGAVWMRVLLRREPVPPDFARDVVDAVLPH; this is encoded by the coding sequence ATGTCCGACCCGACCGTGAACCGCCGCCCGGGCCGGGGCCCCCGCGCCGCCGAGGCGATCTTCGACACCACGCTGCGCCATCTCGCGGAACGCGGCTACGCCCGGCTCACCATCGAGGCCGTCGCCCAGGAATCCGGGGTCAACAAGACGACGATCTACCGCTGGTGGCCCTCGAAACCGGCGCTCCTGCGGGCGGCCCTGATCCATGCCCGGGTCCTCGACATCGACGTCCCCGACACCGGCAGCCTCCGCGGTGATCTGGTCTCCCTCACCGAACAGATCACCCGCCTGCTCACCGACGGGCGCACCGAACCCGTCGCCCGGGCGATGACCTCGGGCACCGGCCTGCCCGATGACGAACTCGCTCTCCTCACCCGCGACTTCTTCGCCGATCGCTTCTCCCGTGAACAGCCGGTCTTCACCCGCGCCGCCGCCCGCGGCGAACTCCCCGTGGACACCGACCCGATGCTGCTGCTGGATCTGATCGCGGGGGCGGTCTGGATGCGGGTGCTGCTCCGCCGCGAACCGGTACCGCCGGACTTCGCCCGGGATGTCGTCGATGCCGTGCTGCCGCACTGA
- a CDS encoding HXXEE domain-containing protein, giving the protein MAEATVSKAVTWGLLAAWVANDLEELATMAGWARAARPVLQERFPGVPEAVWKRMELSQRDVDVAIGLMGGVMVAASADGVRTGGRSPFFRSVLVGFGVHGVAHLAQSLAYRGYTPGVVTAPTVVIPYSLWAVRRLKAAGIRSGGAGATVAALALLPVTVAGVHALAHRINRPRGRRARAAA; this is encoded by the coding sequence ATGGCGGAGGCAACGGTTTCCAAGGCGGTGACCTGGGGGCTGCTCGCCGCCTGGGTGGCCAACGACCTGGAGGAGTTGGCCACCATGGCCGGTTGGGCGCGGGCAGCCCGGCCCGTGCTCCAGGAGCGGTTCCCGGGGGTGCCCGAAGCGGTCTGGAAGCGTATGGAGCTCTCGCAGCGGGACGTCGATGTCGCGATCGGCCTCATGGGTGGGGTCATGGTGGCGGCGTCGGCGGACGGGGTGCGCACCGGCGGCCGCAGCCCGTTCTTCCGGAGCGTGCTGGTCGGCTTCGGGGTGCACGGTGTCGCGCACCTGGCGCAGTCGCTGGCGTACCGGGGCTACACGCCGGGGGTGGTCACGGCGCCGACGGTCGTCATCCCGTACTCGCTGTGGGCCGTGCGACGGCTGAAAGCGGCCGGGATCAGGAGCGGCGGCGCCGGCGCGACGGTTGCGGCACTGGCGCTTCTTCCGGTGACCGTGGCGGGAGTTCACGCGCTGGCGCACCGGATCAACCGGCCGCGCGGGCGCAGGGCCCGCGCGGCGGCGTGA
- a CDS encoding DUF3574 domain-containing protein, with protein MPRLPRFAAPKGPTGPRKHTALTATATALTVLAVGTPVAYATLGDEAPAASRSTASALTSRGKAYIETRLFFGTERPDGGPDVADRQFLAFIDEEVTPRFPNGLTIQDGRGQWRDSNGVIERERRYELTLLYPASEARVRDAQIERIRDAYEKAYAQDSVARLEERTTADF; from the coding sequence TTGCCTCGTCTCCCCCGCTTCGCCGCCCCGAAGGGCCCCACCGGCCCCAGGAAGCACACCGCGCTCACCGCGACGGCCACCGCCCTGACCGTACTGGCCGTGGGAACGCCCGTCGCGTACGCCACACTCGGCGACGAAGCCCCCGCGGCCTCGCGGTCCACGGCGTCGGCCCTCACCTCGCGCGGGAAGGCCTACATCGAGACCCGGCTGTTCTTCGGCACCGAACGCCCCGACGGCGGACCCGATGTGGCTGATCGTCAATTCCTGGCCTTCATCGACGAGGAGGTCACACCGCGCTTCCCGAACGGACTGACCATCCAGGACGGCCGGGGGCAGTGGCGGGACTCCAACGGAGTCATCGAACGGGAGCGCAGGTACGAACTGACCCTGCTCTACCCCGCGTCCGAGGCCCGTGTGCGCGACGCCCAGATCGAGCGGATCCGCGACGCCTACGAGAAGGCCTACGCCCAGGACTCGGTGGCCCGCCTCGAAGAGCGCACGACCGCCGACTTCTGA
- a CDS encoding peptidase, producing MTCSTCRFPVHTQFASSGLVGPIVEDGLDPATDPAWAESGAASPAEYARWSGHLCGMTCLRMALGAGAPPLFALRDGALRYGAYTEDAQGEIRGLIYAPFAEYAREVHGVDARVHRHLAPEEILGLLDGGRTVMASVHYGIRHPGRPAPGRGGHLVLLTSRTADGTGVHFHNPSGTTAGTRAAELALPDFERFFAGRGVSLPASV from the coding sequence GTGACCTGCTCCACCTGCCGCTTTCCCGTCCATACCCAGTTCGCCTCGTCCGGGCTCGTCGGCCCGATCGTGGAGGACGGGCTCGATCCGGCCACCGACCCGGCCTGGGCGGAGTCGGGGGCGGCGTCACCGGCCGAGTACGCGCGCTGGTCGGGTCATCTGTGCGGTATGACCTGTCTGCGCATGGCACTCGGCGCCGGGGCCCCGCCCCTGTTCGCGCTGCGTGACGGGGCGCTCCGGTACGGCGCGTACACGGAGGACGCGCAGGGCGAGATCCGGGGTCTGATCTACGCCCCCTTCGCCGAGTACGCACGCGAGGTGCACGGTGTGGACGCCAGGGTGCACCGCCATCTCGCGCCGGAGGAGATCCTCGGCCTGCTGGACGGCGGCCGGACGGTGATGGCCTCGGTGCACTACGGCATCCGGCACCCCGGGCGGCCGGCTCCCGGGCGGGGCGGGCATCTGGTGCTGCTGACGTCCCGTACGGCCGACGGCACGGGCGTCCACTTCCACAACCCCTCGGGCACGACGGCGGGAACGCGGGCCGCGGAGCTCGCGCTGCCCGACTTCGAGCGCTTCTTCGCGGGGCGCGGGGTGTCGTTGCCCGCGAGCGTCTGA